The DNA region CATTGGTGGTTTGGGTAGTGTCTGCTGGTATTTCAACACCATCAGGAATTTGACTTTGTGCTGACGTATCCATTGCTGCCTGCTGTGTTTCTCTGTAGGCATCTTGTGTGATATGAACCATTGGTGCAACACTAAATTTAGTATCCGTTGTTAAACCGACAACTTCAAAGTCTTGTTCATTGATAGTAAAGGTATCGCCAATCGAAAGACCATATTCTTCAGTTAAACTATCATCAATTAAGGCCTCATTATCTGCTGTCACATTGTTACCTTCTGTTACCTCAGGTGCGATAAAGTCGTCGAAATTAATCCCGAATAATGAAATAGATAATTTTTCGTCGCTTCCGATATCCTCAGAAGTCGCATTTGTTGGCATCTGTAATATCGGCGCTACTGTATCTGCTTCGATTTCATCAAAGTTTTCTTGGTTAATGGTAGAACGGTTAATCGTCCCATCCGCTTCTTCAGTTAGGATAATTTGATCAGCATTCCACTGATCAATACCAATCCGGTTCTCCATCGCTAGGCCATATGCCAAGCTAATTAAGAAAAAAACCATATATGAAATCAGAAACATAACGCCAATGACTAAACTGTATTTTTTCTTGTCGTGTAAAATTTCTTTTATGGCTAAAAACATGGTCTTGTTACTTCCTCTCTATGTTTGCCCAATCTAAAAGTTGATTGCTGAGCATCAACTTTTGCTGGCACCTTTTATGTTATTTTTAGTGTCTGTATAGTCGCTGCGTGTAATTGCATATATATTTTTAAATTGTTTGTCTCCTCATTTGTTTAGATGTCTTTTAGTACTTTTCTCGCTTGATAAATTAGTCGCATACGCTCAATGTTATTTGTATAGTTTCTCTTAGTAAAGCAATTATGATTGGCTTTCCTAACGGCATTACCAATCCCATGGTAAATATAAGCAGAGGATAGAATGGGTAATTGCGCCACTTGGCTGAAGTCTTTTATGACCGGTTTAATACTGTCATAATATTGGTCACCGATTTGGTAGATATGCTCCCATAGGTCAATAAAGTTTTGGGGAATTTCTTCTTCATCATGATAAGATAATCGTTTGATCATTGCTTCATCTACATTGTAGGCATCAAGTAGCGTTTGAGGTAAATAGATACGTTGTCTATCCCGATAGTCTTCCCCCACATCCCTTAAAATATTGGTTAATTGCATGCCAATACCTAAATCTATAGCTGCTTGACGCAGTGTTTCACTTATAGGCGTATCTTTATCAACTAATAAGGGTAGCAGCATTTCCCCAACTGATCCTGC from Aerococcus urinaeequi includes:
- a CDS encoding ABC transporter permease, which translates into the protein MFLAIKEILHDKKKYSLVIGVMFLISYMVFFLISLAYGLAMENRIGIDQWNADQIILTEEADGTINRSTINQENFDEIEADTVAPILQMPTNATSEDIGSDEKLSISLFGINFDDFIAPEVTEGNNVTADNEALIDDSLTEEYGLSIGDTFTINEQDFEVVGLTTDTKFSVAPMVHITQDAYRETQQAAMDTSAQSQIPDGVEIPADTTQTTNAVIVQGEVTSLPDGLAATSTTDFINDLPGYSAQLLTFIFMIGFLIIIAAVVIGIFIYVLTIQKIDVFGVMKAQGISTSTIGRSVVVQTFILTLIGLVLGVAVTVLSIYSLPAQVPTRINWLFFIAVGGLILLCSLIGALFSVKTIVNVDPARAIA
- a CDS encoding phytoene/squalene synthase family protein, encoding MSTNSVLKASYLACENIMAKESKSFYQAFHLLPREAFQGVAALYAYNRYVDDVADSDHFSKEVALVELKKLEDKILHLDTSEDVEADWWMAFKDTVLTYKVSTTALLKQIQGQRMDILGHKVVDMADLVAYSSNVAGSVGEMLLPLLVDKDTPISETLRQAAIDLGIGMQLTNILRDVGEDYRDRQRIYLPQTLLDAYNVDEAMIKRLSYHDEEEIPQNFIDLWEHIYQIGDQYYDSIKPVIKDFSQVAQLPILSSAYIYHGIGNAVRKANHNCFTKRNYTNNIERMRLIYQARKVLKDI